In Paraflavitalea devenefica, the following are encoded in one genomic region:
- a CDS encoding autotransporter outer membrane beta-barrel domain-containing protein: MKQLYLLLAVCLYCSLTTNAQTKFWIGSSGDNWNDASNWSNTSGGLPGADVPNGAGYNVVFDQATTVAVDIANITLNSLSVTAAGTTLLYTTAASTIVLNSTNAGAPALLIAGGSTLVDSAAAGSGNFIVRFANGAQGTVNGNWYFTGLAGGTAYADFPATSGQGNLVEVAGTIKLVSNSGHVECNQPEYLHFGNGATYWVARNAGVIPRAGWHANSTILITGSTSAVPSIGLPPAGQGIGHLVINCAGMTVANTLQLPQNLVINGDLQAISTNNVNLGLGATTGAVPVNITVQGDLEIGATANVTLGGASHSYNYNMQVNGNFIQTGGSFYLRNNTGTGLTLANTLSVAGNITQTAGTFGSLNTSVSTATDLFVLELNGTANQNISFSSNTIDNATNQVTLRLNNTAGATLLTPLSVGKISWSSANKGVLTTTTANVLTINNTDITDTRVVNSPSNTGYINGPVRRKTATNTAVSFPTGKGGVLRACEVTPAANTLSEYESEYFGTAYSSLAVQAPLTGVSGQEYWNIGKISGSDAVIRLTLAGAVTGAAATDTLVVAHHNGTVWTDVRGTKLTPGNSTTGSVESTVMTTFSPFTFAFTAQATLPIHLLSFTARKDGGAAKLNWTITDNSTPKRFEVLRSTNGTNFTQIGTVTGIERKLVYDFTDNALPNGTVYYRLRMIDIDETAELTKIIAVMNGSKGIVITSMMPTLVINRARLNISSSEKGNIQLVVTDIYGRIVKQQVNALTTGNQEIWLNLGTLPAGTYQVTGYTSTGEKTSSIRFIRQ; the protein is encoded by the coding sequence ATGAAGCAACTTTACCTGCTGCTGGCAGTATGCCTGTACTGTTCACTTACCACAAATGCACAAACGAAATTTTGGATTGGGTCATCCGGAGATAACTGGAATGATGCTTCCAACTGGTCCAATACATCCGGGGGATTGCCAGGCGCCGATGTTCCCAATGGAGCTGGATACAACGTTGTTTTTGATCAGGCCACTACTGTAGCCGTAGACATCGCCAATATTACTTTAAACTCATTGTCTGTAACAGCAGCCGGCACTACCCTGCTTTATACAACTGCCGCCAGTACAATTGTACTGAACAGTACCAATGCAGGTGCTCCTGCCTTATTGATTGCAGGAGGCAGTACGTTAGTAGACAGTGCTGCTGCAGGCAGCGGCAATTTCATCGTCCGTTTCGCCAATGGAGCACAAGGAACAGTTAATGGTAACTGGTACTTTACCGGATTAGCCGGAGGAACAGCCTATGCTGATTTTCCTGCTACGTCCGGCCAAGGCAACCTGGTAGAAGTAGCCGGAACTATTAAGCTGGTCAGCAACTCGGGCCACGTTGAATGCAACCAGCCGGAATACCTGCATTTTGGCAATGGAGCTACTTATTGGGTTGCCAGAAATGCCGGTGTGATTCCCAGAGCTGGCTGGCATGCCAACTCCACGATATTGATAACCGGCTCCACTTCTGCTGTCCCCAGCATAGGATTGCCTCCTGCCGGCCAGGGCATTGGTCATTTAGTCATTAACTGTGCTGGCATGACAGTAGCCAATACTTTGCAGCTACCACAGAACCTGGTAATCAACGGAGATTTGCAGGCCATCAGTACCAATAATGTTAACCTAGGCCTGGGCGCCACTACAGGTGCTGTTCCCGTTAATATTACCGTGCAGGGAGACCTTGAAATAGGTGCTACTGCCAACGTAACCCTCGGCGGCGCCAGCCATAGCTACAATTATAATATGCAGGTAAATGGCAATTTTATTCAAACCGGCGGCAGCTTTTACCTGCGCAATAATACAGGAACGGGATTAACCCTGGCCAATACACTGAGCGTAGCCGGCAATATTACCCAAACAGCCGGCACCTTTGGTAGCCTGAACACTTCAGTAAGCACCGCTACCGATCTGTTTGTACTGGAACTGAACGGTACTGCCAATCAGAATATTTCTTTTTCTTCCAACACGATTGACAATGCCACCAACCAGGTAACATTACGACTTAACAATACAGCCGGTGCAACCCTGCTTACACCTTTATCTGTCGGTAAGATCAGTTGGAGCTCCGCCAATAAAGGCGTTCTCACCACTACTACCGCCAATGTATTAACGATCAACAATACTGACATCACCGATACACGGGTAGTAAACAGTCCTTCCAATACCGGTTATATCAATGGGCCCGTAAGAAGGAAGACAGCTACCAATACAGCGGTCAGCTTCCCTACCGGCAAAGGTGGTGTGTTGAGAGCCTGTGAGGTAACCCCTGCAGCCAATACCCTCTCCGAATATGAAAGCGAATATTTTGGCACTGCTTATTCTTCTCTTGCTGTACAGGCGCCACTGACCGGGGTATCTGGCCAGGAATATTGGAATATCGGCAAAATATCGGGCAGTGATGCCGTAATCCGTCTCACCCTCGCAGGCGCCGTTACAGGAGCCGCCGCTACGGATACGCTCGTTGTAGCACATCACAATGGAACTGTGTGGACCGATGTAAGGGGTACGAAGTTAACTCCAGGCAACTCAACCACAGGCAGCGTGGAATCTACCGTGATGACCACTTTCAGTCCGTTTACCTTTGCCTTTACTGCTCAGGCTACCCTGCCCATCCATCTCCTGAGCTTTACAGCCCGTAAAGATGGTGGTGCTGCAAAACTCAACTGGACTATCACAGATAACAGTACACCTAAGCGGTTTGAAGTACTCCGCTCCACCAATGGTACCAATTTCACCCAGATCGGCACCGTAACAGGTATTGAAAGAAAGCTGGTGTATGATTTTACAGACAATGCCTTACCCAACGGCACTGTTTATTACAGGTTGCGGATGATAGACATAGATGAAACTGCCGAACTTACAAAGATCATAGCGGTTATGAATGGTAGCAAAGGTATAGTGATCACTTCCATGATGCCTACATTGGTTATTAACCGCGCCCGCCTCAATATCAGCTCTTCAGAAAAAGGCAATATTCAACTGGTGGTGACTGATATTTATGGCCGCATCGTGAAACAACAGGTGAATGCCCTTACCACTGGCAACCAGGAGATTTGGCTCAACCTGGGCACCCTGCCGGCAGGCACCTACCAGGTTACTGGTTACACTTCAACAGGAGAAAAGACCAGCAGCATCCGGTTCATCAGGCAATAA
- the der gene encoding ribosome biogenesis GTPase Der codes for MAGFTVAIVGRPNVGKSTFFNRLLEQRKAIVDDVSGVTRDRQYGVADWNGKSFNVIDTGGFVPQSEDVFEKEIRKQVMIALEEANALIFMGDAATGITDLDEAMADVLRRTSKPVFLAVNKVDNPDRMLEATEFYGLGFDNVFFISSMTGSGSGELLDAITALIPQEPATESEEDPGDDAVPKPEVPAIPKFAIIGQPNVGKSSLLNALIGQERTIVSDIAGTTRDTIHTHYNLFQKEFVLIDTAGIRRKTKVHEDLEFYSVIRAIKAMDEADVCLLLLDAEKGITAQDLNIFSLAARKGKGIVILVNKWDLVDKVTNTARDYEEELKKRIAPFSDVPVLFISAKDKLRIHKAIEVALDVFESKQRRIPTSQLNEVMLKAIESYHPPVVRGNSIKIKFVTQLPTHVPSFAFFCNYPDEVKQPYKNYLENQLRQHFNFKGVPVRLFFRKK; via the coding sequence ATGGTGTTGCTGACTGGAATGGTAAATCATTTAATGTTATTGATACCGGCGGATTTGTACCACAGAGTGAAGATGTTTTTGAGAAGGAGATCCGCAAGCAGGTAATGATTGCCCTGGAAGAAGCCAATGCCCTGATCTTTATGGGCGATGCAGCTACCGGCATTACCGACCTTGATGAAGCGATGGCCGATGTATTGCGCCGTACTTCCAAACCCGTGTTTTTAGCTGTGAATAAGGTAGACAACCCGGACCGGATGCTGGAAGCGACTGAATTTTACGGGTTGGGCTTTGACAATGTATTTTTTATTTCCTCTATGACCGGCAGTGGCAGCGGCGAATTGCTGGATGCTATCACTGCCCTGATACCCCAGGAGCCGGCTACAGAATCGGAAGAAGATCCGGGCGATGATGCAGTACCGAAACCTGAGGTTCCCGCCATCCCCAAGTTTGCCATTATCGGCCAGCCCAATGTTGGTAAATCATCACTACTGAATGCATTGATCGGGCAGGAACGTACGATAGTAAGTGATATTGCCGGCACTACCCGCGACACGATTCACACACACTACAACCTGTTCCAGAAAGAGTTTGTCCTGATTGATACAGCCGGCATACGCCGCAAAACCAAGGTGCATGAAGACCTGGAGTTTTATTCAGTGATCAGGGCTATCAAGGCCATGGATGAGGCCGACGTTTGTTTGTTGCTGCTGGATGCCGAGAAAGGGATTACTGCCCAGGACCTGAATATCTTCAGCCTGGCAGCCCGCAAAGGGAAAGGCATTGTTATCCTGGTGAATAAATGGGACCTGGTAGATAAAGTGACCAATACAGCCAGAGATTATGAAGAAGAACTGAAGAAACGGATAGCCCCTTTTAGTGACGTACCGGTGCTTTTTATTTCTGCCAAAGACAAGCTGCGCATACACAAGGCCATTGAAGTGGCACTGGATGTTTTTGAGAGCAAACAGCGCCGCATACCCACTTCCCAATTGAATGAGGTGATGCTGAAAGCCATAGAATCGTACCATCCCCCCGTAGTACGTGGCAATTCGATTAAGATCAAATTTGTGACCCAGTTGCCTACGCATGTTCCCTCTTTTGCCTTTTTCTGCAATTACCCGGATGAGGTAAAACAGCCTTATAAAAATTACCTGGAGAACCAGTTGAGGCAACATTTTAATTTTAAGGGGGTGCCCGTACGTCTGTTTTTCCGTAAAAAATAG